In a genomic window of Corynebacterium coyleae:
- a CDS encoding NUDIX hydrolase, producing the protein MVAVRPERAPVWLRGLVDKLRAGEGDARVKAMLGPRVPQTPGEDQAAVLIVFAGDPEAEELPEDARVLITHRTPSMRSHSGQMAFPGGHIDATDTGPVAAALREAYEETGLAPERVVPLAVMGQVKTGGSRRLVRPVVAYAPDPGEVYPASELETDDVFFVPIRDLVDPANRAKLGWKHWTGPTFWARDYLIWGFTGILLAVVLELAGWVRAWDERPGDLYEALARSRNREL; encoded by the coding sequence ATGGTTGCGGTGCGGCCGGAACGGGCACCGGTGTGGCTGCGGGGGCTCGTGGATAAGCTGCGCGCTGGCGAGGGCGATGCGCGGGTCAAAGCGATGCTGGGCCCGCGCGTGCCGCAAACGCCGGGGGAGGACCAGGCGGCGGTGCTCATCGTGTTTGCTGGCGACCCGGAGGCGGAGGAACTGCCGGAGGACGCCCGGGTGCTGATCACGCACCGCACCCCGTCTATGCGCAGCCACTCCGGTCAGATGGCGTTTCCGGGCGGGCACATCGACGCCACAGATACAGGCCCGGTGGCGGCGGCGTTGCGCGAGGCATACGAGGAGACCGGGTTGGCCCCTGAGCGGGTTGTGCCGCTGGCGGTGATGGGGCAGGTGAAAACCGGTGGCAGCCGCAGGCTGGTGCGCCCCGTGGTGGCGTACGCACCCGACCCGGGTGAGGTGTACCCGGCAAGCGAGCTCGAAACCGACGACGTGTTCTTCGTTCCCATCCGGGACTTGGTGGATCCGGCCAACCGCGCGAAGCTCGGCTGGAAGCACTGGACCGGTCCGACGTTTTGGGCCCGCGACTATCTCATCTGGGGTTTTACCGGAATCCTGCTGGCGGTCGTGCTGGAATTAGCTGGCTGGGTGCGCGCCTGGGACGAGCGTCCGGGCGATCTTTACGAGGCGCTGGCCCGATCCCGCAACCGCGAGCTGTAA
- a CDS encoding TlpA family protein disulfide reductase produces the protein MKRTIWVSVAAIVAVTLLVIAGARALLVDDATPPAGDGVVEKQSAPVTRRPDCPEGAIGGVDLACLGGEAAGAQQEITVANVWAWWCEPCRAELPVVEEFARAHPEYTVVGVHADRDGARGAALLEDLGVDLPSFEDDSNVFAGTLGLPPVVPLTVVFRGEEQLGVFAKEFTSAEELAEAVRGVL, from the coding sequence GTGAAGCGCACAATCTGGGTCAGCGTCGCCGCGATCGTTGCGGTGACTCTTCTGGTCATTGCGGGTGCCAGGGCGTTGCTTGTCGACGACGCCACGCCCCCGGCCGGCGACGGTGTCGTCGAAAAGCAATCTGCCCCGGTGACACGACGCCCGGATTGCCCAGAAGGTGCGATCGGCGGCGTGGACCTGGCGTGCCTAGGCGGCGAGGCGGCCGGCGCGCAGCAGGAGATCACCGTGGCCAACGTGTGGGCGTGGTGGTGCGAACCGTGCCGTGCGGAGTTGCCCGTAGTGGAGGAGTTCGCCCGCGCACACCCTGAGTACACCGTGGTGGGCGTGCACGCGGACCGCGATGGGGCGCGCGGCGCGGCGTTGTTGGAGGACCTCGGCGTGGACCTGCCGAGCTTCGAGGACGACTCCAACGTGTTCGCCGGCACGCTCGGCCTGCCGCCGGTGGTGCCGCTGACCGTCGTGTTCCGTGGTGAGGAGCAGTTGGGCGTGTTTGCCAAGGAGTTCACCTCGGCCGAGGAGCTGGCCGAGGCCGTGCGCGGGGTGCTGTGA